The Triticum aestivum cultivar Chinese Spring chromosome 7B, IWGSC CS RefSeq v2.1, whole genome shotgun sequence genome window below encodes:
- the LOC123157831 gene encoding uncharacterized protein encodes MTSKPVPALHQAASCDSDSRSSSSSSNGDGIRTFGPRDVKNQFHIYEIKDEIRVLLAKVDKIHGRLQLDEGLLLDKGFCFGLLDPATNILINSAISQACCAATPTKQVCPAAPPAVERRRRRGGEQDLDLNKLDGLVAFLTCLFPYLPDAEAWLYLDAAEADPFVASLHVIGRRGMREFNFSSETTEAAVEAALRWVEAAFACRGSFPLRAIAEEAARRHSPSRREALEGQWGIRSCPPAEKNLGTREEAAYRSKCQILCRTQGAASCPGAHEANAPCDDPWILPGGDGQAAHGRAAQSVSPEHDLGWLLLWSAVSNIIVNTIWCEQNFPQSKQFPLTMISTKLLWRIAAQSLYGLISFLCTRYRGLTPDLAMQRLLVAGADLRAADPRLSTTPSATGETRLNFSGCGQVLNIPDPSLTQCSAVEDSIPSASVPEAYTAAATAARHCHPLAHKEFLASLSGVSKPAEFDSEVSVDGLSESLSKVLHMRDGVPLSSQDLSLLCKILDRYPSSARQQRDLAPTKVKKGFYYQVGICSSRFWGQHNRVTSMATNALEKFNNIAAEGHLFELHIICAVNEFVSGPVPSEGENVRDYNPWTFQKYYHTHINFLAVSKARPYDPPTLFFAECGKHGADTCWCVPVIPQKPEAGML; translated from the exons ATGACCAGCAAACCCGTCCCTGCCCTACACCAGGCCGCCTCCTGCGACAGcgacagccggagcagcagcagcagcagcaatgggGATGGCATCCGCACTTTTGGTCCAAGGGACGTCAAGAACCAATTCCACATATACGAAATCAAAGATGAGATCCGAGTACTTCTTGCCAAGGTCGACAAGATCCACGGCCGGCTGCAGCTCGACGAGGGTTTACTACTGGACAAGGGGTTTTGCTTCGGCCTTCTGGACCCCGCCACCAACATCCTCATCAACAGCGCCATCTCCCAAGCATGTTGTGCTGCCACGCCAACTAAACAAGTGTGTCCTGCTGCCCCGCCGGCGGtagaacgacgacgacgaagaggaggagAGCAGGATTTAGACCTTAACAAGCTCGACGGCCTCGTCGCCTTCCTGACCTGCCTCTTCCCCTACCTCCCCGACGCGGAGGCCTGGCTGTACCTTGACGCCGCGGAGGCGGACCCCTTTGTGGCCTCGCTCCACGTCATCGGCAGACGCGGGATGCGGGAGTTTAACTTCAGCTCCGAGACCACCGAGGCAGCGGTCGAGGCCGCCCTCAGAT GGGTGGAAGCTGCTTTCGCCTGCCGTGGAAGCTTTCCGCTCCGCGCCATCGCAGAGGAGGCAGCACGACGACATAGTCCTTCGCGCAGAGAAGCTCTTGAAGGCCAATGGGGCATCCGATCCTGTCCTCCAGCTGAAAAAAACCTGGGAACTCGCGAGGAGGCGGCTTATAGAAGCAAATGCCAAATTTTGTGCAGAACCCAGGGAGCTGCCTCCTGCCCGGGCGCCCATGAAGCGAATGCTCCTTGCGATGATCCATGGATTCTACCTGGAGGCGATGGGCAGGCTGCCCACGGCCGAGCTGCGCAATCAGTATCACCAGAGCATGATCTGGGGTGGCTACTGCTATGGTCTGCTGTCTCTAATATCATTGTCAACACCATCTGGTGCGAGCAAAACTTCCCACAAAGCAAACAATTTCCGTTAACCATGATCAGCACCAAGTTGCTGTGGCGGATTGCAGCGCAGTCACTCTACGGCCTCATATCCTTCCTGTGCACTCGATACCGGGGTCTCACTCCCGACCTAGCCATGCAACGCCTGCTGGTGGCCGGGGCCGACTTGCGAGCTGCTGATCCCAGACTTTCTACTACGCCCAGTGCTACCGGAGAAACGCGTCTAAACTTTTCTGGTTGTGGTCAGGTTCTCAACATTCCTGACCCTTCTCTTACTCAGTGCTCCGCGGTTGAAGACAGCATCCCGTCTGCTAGTGTTCCTGAAGCATATACGGCCGCGGCCACCGCGGCACGTCACTGCCACCCTCTTGCACACAAAGAGTTCCTGGCATCACTGAGTGGGGTGAGTAAACCCGCCGAGTTTGACTCAGAGGTGTCAGTGGATGGTCTGAGcgagtctctctcaaaagtgttGCACATGCGGGATGGTGTCCCACTATCCTCTCAGGATCTTAGTTTGCTTTGCAAGATATTAGATAGGTATCCCTCCTCTGCTCGCCAGCAACGGGATCTAGCCCCTACGAAGGTCAAGAAGGGATTCTACTATCAAGTAGGTATATGCAGCAGTAGGTTCTGGGGTCAGCATAACCGAGTCACCAGCATGGCGACAAATGCATTggagaaattcaacaatatagctgcG GAGGGCCACCTGTTTGAACTTCATATCATCTGTGCTGTCAATGAGTTCGTATCTGGTCCGGTGCCCAGCGAGGGTGAGAATGTTCGAGACTACAACCCATGGACTTTTCAAAAGTATTATCACACCCATATCAACTTTCTGGCAGTTAGCAAAGCCCGCCCATATGATCCTCCAACGCTCTTCTTTGCTGAATGTGGAAAACACGGTGCTGATACATGTTGGTGTGTCCCCGTGATTCCGCAGAAACCAGAAGCTGGTATGCTCTAG